From the genome of Streptomyces sp. JH34:
GGCGAGGTACAGCGGAGCCGCGTCGGCGGGAGCGTCCTCGTCACGCAGGAGGACGGCCTGGACGCCGGTGACGTCGTGGTGGTGGCCGCCCATGTCCAGCACGGTGCCGGCGGGCAGATCGCGTTCGGTCCGTCCGGCGAGCACGGCGTGGGCCCGCGGGTCGGTGCCGCCGGAGGGCCGGCCGTGGAGCACCGCGGACAGCAGCGAGACCGGCGTCTCGACGCCCATCAGGTGGTACGGCAGGTAGATCGCCGCGTAGCGCCCGTCCCGGCTGACCACGTGGCCCTTGCCGCGCAGCGTCTCCCAGGTGACCGGGTCACCGGTCCGTACGACGACGAAGACGCCACCGGCGAACGAGGCCTCGTCCGGCAGCCGCAGCGCGCTGAACACGTCGACGGCGCCGGTGCGGTGCAGCACGCCCCCGTCCTCGCGCAGGGAGTAGACGTCGGCCAGCTCGGCGATGCGGGCGACCGGGTAGTGCAGGCGCTCGACGTCCGGCCGGAAGCCGGTGCCGGTCGCGACCACCGCCATCTCGCAGTAGTCGGCGGTGGCGCCGGTCGGCAGGGCGGCCACCGCGGCCGCGCGGGCGGCGAGCGTGGCGCGTACGTCGGAGCCGAGGCCGAGCAGCCCGGCCAGTCCGGGAGCGGGGACCGTGGTGTCGAGCTGGGTGACGGAGCCGGTGGCGGGGTCGAACACGAGGTCGTACTCGCTGGACTTGCCGATCGCCACGATGTCCAGGCCGAGCAGTTCCGCCCAGGTCACGAGTGCGATGAGGTTCGCGGGCTGGTCGCCGTCGGCCGTGGTGTAGACGACGCCGTTGTCGCGGGCCAGATCCGCGAGGTGCAGGCCGGCGACGGAGTCGACCTCCTTGCTGACCATGGCGACGTGACGTCCGCCGGTCAGGGCCTCGCGGGCCATCGCGTAGCCGTCGGCGGGGCTTCCGGTCGCCTCCACCAGGATGTCCCACGGGGCCGCGGACAGCAGTGCGCCGTCCGCCACCAGGGCGACGGCCCCCTGCTCCGCGGCGCGCGCGACCTCGCCGGCGTCCGCGCAGACGGCCATGCGGTCCGTCGGGTACCCGAGCTCGACGAGCATGTCGCGCAGCCGCTCCACGTCCCGGTCGCACAGGACGGCGGGGGCCAGGCGGCCGATGCGCGGGGTCTGCGCCAGCAGGGTCCGGGCGAAGCCGCCGCCGGCTCCGGACAGTGCGTAGCGCACGATCCGGTCGCCGGTTCCGGCGAACAGGTGATGCAGGTTCATTGGCTCTCCTAGACGGGCGCACGGCTCGGTTCAACGGCTCCGGCTGACGCGGTCTCGGCCACGGCACGAGCGCCACACGGGAGCGTGTTAACAAGATGTACCAGCAGATATCGTCTGCGTAAAGTCTGTTAACATTTTTTCACACACAAGTTCACAGGTACATCAGACGCCGGGGATCTCCACCCGGCACCGCACACCGACCCAAGGAGGTCCGATGCCGACCCTCGGGGCCATCGCCGACGACTTCACCGGAGCAACCGATCTCGCCACCATGCTCGTCGCCCGGGGCCACCGGACCGTGGTGACCGTGGGTCCGGAGTCCCTCTCCGAAGGTCCGGGGAGAGCGGCTGTGCGTGACGCCGACGCGGTGGTGGTGGCCCTCAAGTCGCGTACCTCGCCGGTGGACGAGGCCGTCGGCACGTCGCTCGCGGCCCTGCGCGCCCTGCGCAGCGCCGGCTGCGAGCGCTTCTACTTCAAGTACTGCTCCACCTTCGACTCGACCCCGCGCGGCAACATCGGGCCGGTCGCCGACGCATTCCTCGCGGAGCTGGGCGAACGCCGCACGGTGGTGGTCCCCTCGTTCCCCGCGACCGGCCGCACCGTCTACAAGGGCCGTCTCTTCGTCCACGACGAACTCCTCGACGAGAGCCCCATGCGGCACCACCCGCTCACACCGATGCGCGACTCCCACGTCGGCCGGCTGCTCACCCCGCAGACCCGCCACCCGGTCCGCCTCGTCGGCCTCGACACCGTGCGGCAGGGCGCCGAGGCGCTGCGCGCCGCTCTCGACGCCCCGGAGCTCGCCGACGCCCTGGTCGTCGTGGACGCCGTGAGCGACGAGGACCTGGTGACCGTCTGCGCGGCCACCACCCACCTCGCCCTCGTCACCGGCGCTGCGGGCCTCGCCCTCGGGCTCACCGGCCCGCACCCCGAAGCCGCCCGTGCGACACCCGCGTCCCGCCCCGGCGACCCCGGCGTCGTCCTCTCCGGCAGTGCCTCGTCGGCGACCAGGGCCCAGGTCGCCCACGCGCGCGCCCGCCTCCCGCACCGCAAGCTCGACATCGCCGCCCTGCGCGCCGACTTCACGGGTGAGGTCGCCGGACTCGTCGGCTTCGTGCGCCGGTCCTGGGAGGCCGAGCCGGGGAAACCACCCCTCATCCACTCCGTCGACGACCTCGGCGATCTCGAACAGACGGCGCCCGATGACGGCCCCGCCGCCTCGGAACTCGTCGAACGCGCCCTCGCCACATGTGCCACCGCCCTGGTCGCCGCAGGCGCCCGGCGCATTCTCGTCGCCGGGGGCGAGACGTCAGGCGCCGTCGTCACAGCCCTCGGGGTCCGCACCCTGTCCATCGGCGCGCCCATCGCCCCCGGCGTCACCTGGGCACGCGCCGACGGCCGGGCCCACGGCCAGGACCACACGGTGGACCTCGCCCTGAAGTCGGGCAACTTCGGCGACACCGCCATCTTCACGGAAGCCTGGAGCGCGCTGGCATGAGCGACCCCCGCACCGAACTCGCCGCCGCCGGCGCCCGGCTGGCGGCCCTGGGGCTCAGCCCGGGTTCCTCCGGCAACCTGAGCGTCCGGGTCGACGACCGCATCCTCATCACCCCCACCGGCGCCGACCTCGCAGAGGTCGACCCCGACCGGCTCAGCGTGCTCGGTCTCGACGGCACCCACCTCGACGGACCGCGTCCGTCGAAGGAGTTCCCCCTGCACGGCGCCTTCTACCGCCGGGACGCCGCCACCCGGGCCGTCGTGCACCTGCACGCCCGGAACGCCACCGCCGTGTCCTGCCTCCCGCCGTGGTCGGCCAGGAGCGCGCTGCCGCCGCTCACCCCGTACTTCGTGATGCGGGTCGGGCAGACCCCCCTCGTCCCCTACGCCCCACCCGGCGACCCGGACCAGGCGGAGGCCCTGGCCCGGCTGCCCTTCCCGCTCCGCGCGGCACTCCTCCAGAACCACGGGCCCGTCCTCGCGGGCCCCACGATGGCCCGCGCCGTCGACGCCGCGGTGGAACTGGAAGAGGTGTCCGCGCTGCTCCTGTCACTGGGGGAGCGGACCCCCCGGCTGCTGACACCCGAGGAGGCGGGCGCGCTCGCCGAGACGTACGGCTCGCCGTGGGGCGGGCGCTGACGAACGCCGGGACGGCGGCGGCCGGGTGAGGAGCGTCTCACCCGGCCGCCGCCGCTTGCTATGCAACCAGTTGCATAGAACGATCAGGGCATGGCGCTCGAACACGCGATCCTCGTCTCCCTCCTGGAGCAGCCCGGCTCAGGCTATGAACTGGCCCGGCGGTTCGAGCGGTCCATCGGATACTTCTGGACCGCCACCCACCAGCAGATCTACCGCGTCCTCAAGCGCATGGAGGGTGACGGCCTGCTCGACGTCCGCGACGTCCCGCAGGAGCGCCGGCCCGACAAGAAGGAGTACTCCGTCGCCGGCCCCGGCCGTGCCGCCCTCTCCGGCTGGCTGCACGAGCCCATCGAACCGGAGAGCCTCCGCCACGACCTCGCCGTGAAGATCCGGGGCGCGGCCTTCGAC
Proteins encoded in this window:
- a CDS encoding homoserine dehydrogenase, yielding MNLHHLFAGTGDRIVRYALSGAGGGFARTLLAQTPRIGRLAPAVLCDRDVERLRDMLVELGYPTDRMAVCADAGEVARAAEQGAVALVADGALLSAAPWDILVEATGSPADGYAMAREALTGGRHVAMVSKEVDSVAGLHLADLARDNGVVYTTADGDQPANLIALVTWAELLGLDIVAIGKSSEYDLVFDPATGSVTQLDTTVPAPGLAGLLGLGSDVRATLAARAAAVAALPTGATADYCEMAVVATGTGFRPDVERLHYPVARIAELADVYSLREDGGVLHRTGAVDVFSALRLPDEASFAGGVFVVVRTGDPVTWETLRGKGHVVSRDGRYAAIYLPYHLMGVETPVSLLSAVLHGRPSGGTDPRAHAVLAGRTERDLPAGTVLDMGGHHHDVTGVQAVLLRDEDAPADAAPLYLAAHATLGRDVRAGALITLGDLADPDADLLHAWTSGRASRATGTPVTHASR
- a CDS encoding class II aldolase/adducin family protein; amino-acid sequence: MSDPRTELAAAGARLAALGLSPGSSGNLSVRVDDRILITPTGADLAEVDPDRLSVLGLDGTHLDGPRPSKEFPLHGAFYRRDAATRAVVHLHARNATAVSCLPPWSARSALPPLTPYFVMRVGQTPLVPYAPPGDPDQAEALARLPFPLRAALLQNHGPVLAGPTMARAVDAAVELEEVSALLLSLGERTPRLLTPEEAGALAETYGSPWGGR
- a CDS encoding PadR family transcriptional regulator, with amino-acid sequence MALEHAILVSLLEQPGSGYELARRFERSIGYFWTATHQQIYRVLKRMEGDGLLDVRDVPQERRPDKKEYSVAGPGRAALSGWLHEPIEPESLRHDLAVKIRGAAFDDPAALLHEVERHHRVHGDRLAHYLAGELRDFTGPDAPAPLDAGQELQHVVLRGGIAYERMTVAWLDDVLATLHRLGAADPRT
- the otnK gene encoding 3-oxo-tetronate kinase, encoding MPTLGAIADDFTGATDLATMLVARGHRTVVTVGPESLSEGPGRAAVRDADAVVVALKSRTSPVDEAVGTSLAALRALRSAGCERFYFKYCSTFDSTPRGNIGPVADAFLAELGERRTVVVPSFPATGRTVYKGRLFVHDELLDESPMRHHPLTPMRDSHVGRLLTPQTRHPVRLVGLDTVRQGAEALRAALDAPELADALVVVDAVSDEDLVTVCAATTHLALVTGAAGLALGLTGPHPEAARATPASRPGDPGVVLSGSASSATRAQVAHARARLPHRKLDIAALRADFTGEVAGLVGFVRRSWEAEPGKPPLIHSVDDLGDLEQTAPDDGPAASELVERALATCATALVAAGARRILVAGGETSGAVVTALGVRTLSIGAPIAPGVTWARADGRAHGQDHTVDLALKSGNFGDTAIFTEAWSALA